The Euwallacea similis isolate ESF13 chromosome 35, ESF131.1, whole genome shotgun sequence genome has a segment encoding these proteins:
- the meigo gene encoding solute carrier family 35 member B1 homolog: protein MKADTHHTQKFILYAAGIFATYFYFGILQEKVTRGKYVVETTDSEGKKTVVTEKFTFALILVCTQCIINYIIAKAVILIWPQNEDKTTHLYYASVSVTYLLAMVASNMALQWVPYPTQVVGKSAKPIPVLLLGVLVGKKSYALKKYLFIFIIVIGIVMFMLKENAMKGESDVSGFGVGELLLILSLVMDGLMGAIQERIRAEAKPSGLQMMLQQNGWSSIFLIIIILLSGELFQFIEFAKIFPDVYLNIFFIGVASAVGQLFLFNMVSEFGPLPLSIVTTTRKFFTVLGSVIFFGNALTGRQWMGAVLVFLGLFLDAFYGKKQPKKDIVK from the exons ATGAAAGCAGACACTCACCACACGCAAAAGTTCATCTTATACGCTGCAGGAATATTCGCCACATACTTCTATTTTGGTATATTACAAGAAAAAGTTACCAGAGGCAAATACGTAGTTGAAACGACTGACTCAGAGGGCAAAAAAACAGTTGTTAcagaaaaatttacttttgccTTGATATTGGTTTGCACCCAATGCATTATTAACTACATAATAGCCAAGGCAGTTATACTGATTTGGCCTCAAAATGAAGACAAAACCACCCACTTGTATTATGCAAGTGTATCTGTCACATACCTCCTGGCAATGGTGGCCTCAAATATGGCTTTACAATGGGTACCATACCCTACACAAGTAGTAGGAAAATCTGCCAAGCCTATACCAGTACTCTTATTGGGGGTGCTTGTAGGAAAAAAGAGCTATgctctaaaaaaatatttatttatttttattattgtgatAGGGATAGTAATGTTTATGTTGAAAGAAAATGCCATGAAGGGCGAGTCTGATGTGAGTGGTTTTGGGGTGGGGGAGTTGTTGTTGATTTTATCCTTAGTGATGGATGGATTGATGGGGGCAATTCAA GAACGCATTAGGGCAGAGGCAAAGCCTTCAGGTCTTCAAATGATGCTTCAGCAAAATGGCTGGtccagtatatttttaattataataatactACTCTCAGGCGAATTATTCCAGTTTATTGAATTTGCCAAAATCTTTCCAgacgtttatttaaatatattctttATTGGGGTGGCTTCTGCTGTAGGTCaactctttttatttaatatg GTTTCAGAGTTTGGACCATTGCCTCTCTCAATTGTAACCACTACACGAAAATTCTTCACTGTATTGGGATCTGTGATTTTCTTTGGGAATGCCTTAACAGGGCGACAGTGGATGGGGGCAGTTTTGGTGTTTTTGGGGCTGTTCTTAGATGCTTTTTATGGGAAAAAGCAACCAAAGAAAGATATTGTTAAATAA
- the LOC136418465 gene encoding ubiquitin-conjugating enzyme E2 N-like — MASGTTRRILVETKNLSKDPPPGISATPDDNNCRYFHVVMAGPAASPYEGGLFKLELFLPENYPLSPPNVRFLTKIYHPNIDKLGRICLDILKDQWSPALQIRTVLLSIQALLSSPNPDDPLANDVANMWKTREEEAVLKAKEWTRLYAME; from the exons ATGGCAAGTGGAACAACACGAAGAATTTTAGTCGAAACCAAAAATCTATCCAAAGATCCGCCTCCGGGTATTAGTGCGACCCCAGATGATAATAATTGTAG ATACTTTCATGTAGTAATGGCAGGACCTGCAGCTTCCCCTTATGAAGGAGGCTTATTCAAGCTGGAACTTTTCCTTCCTGAGAACTATCCTCTCTCACCCCCCAATGTTCGTTTCCTCACTAAAATCTATCATCCCAATATTGACAAATTGGGCCGAATATGCCtagacattttaaaagatCAGTGGTCCCCTGCCTTGCAAATTCGCACAGTACTCCTGTCCATTCAAGCCCTTTTAAGTAGTCCCAATCCTGATGATCCTTTAGCTAACGATGTGGCAAATATGTGGAAAACCCGAGAAGAAGAAGCTGTTTTGAAGGCCAAAGAGTGGACAAGACTATATGCGATGGAATAG
- the LOC136418419 gene encoding caspase-8-like, whose product MGWGHSKYVSENELSDDEIDGTATRFSEPKLESQQNIVSTEEDISDPTTLDNMQEITTDAVVPQNNFDQKITLEDIKRIELGELDMSEIISLIYLLYENNRQALKDIEQCALIERNPGFLYHWAQSGECNWQEKFVEALCIIQNYKALKSCPGYNKMLLQSTYMPSRPETTCSINRLHKVLYLIAEKLTTKQREDLVSCFNFPKRNVSSYLIEYYFMYLECKGEDFKEVQKSLKKMDLELLSSYLDGILPTANSNNASLINTVKHKGSSSPINKYKPTTARDNTYLTTPTKENNGFFFYSATPGTSQERPVSVNEEYHIDPYNPGKVLIINQESFYTETNPMFKELLHEHNDDIQLEDRKGTNKDEVRFFNCFSNMNFDVNVKKNLAHYDMIKAIEEVVDSASDTSSLIICILTHGDNGVVFGANSCKVSVKSIESIMCKHNKKLSGKPKLLILQSCQGKQCQKIIEEETDGYTTDGPKGPVTADLLTFFATIPGYAAVRNIKKGSWFIQALCDEIEAGSSQYHFLEICTRVVSKVTNQEWKENGGGVNVMTPQMVSTLTKRFHLPSFRNQLTY is encoded by the exons ATGGGATGGGGACACTCAAAATACGTTTCCGAAAATGAGCTTTCTGACGACGAAATTG ATGGGACTGCTACAAGGTTCTCGGAACCCAAACTAGAATCTCAGCAAAATATAGTTTCTACAGAAGAAGATATAAGTGACCCAACAACCTTAGATAATATGCAAGAAATCACCACTGATGCAGTTGTGCCGCAGAACAACTTTGACCAAAAGATAACTTTGGAAGATATCAAGAGAATTGAATTAGGCGAACTGGATATGTCAGAAATT ATTTCCTTGATATATCTCTTGTATGAGAACAATCGCCAAGCTTTAAAGGATATAGAGCAATGTGCATTAATAGAGAGAAATCCTGGGTTTCTGTACCACTGGGCTCAGAGTGGGGAATGCAATTGGCAAGAGAAATTTGTCGAGGCTTTGTgtattatacaaaattataaagcaCTTAAAAGTTGTCCTG ggtataataaaatgttattacaAAGCACTTACATGCCTTCACGACCTGAAACTACATGCTCTATAAATCGTTTACACAAAGTCCTGTATCTGATAGCAGAAAAGCTTACTACGAAGCAGAGGGAGGACCTTGTTTCCTGTTTTAACTTCCCAAAACGCAATGTCAGTTCATATCTTATAGAGTATTATTTCATGTATTTGGAATGTAAAGGTGAGGATTTTAAAGAGGTTCAGAAAAGCCTGAAGAAGATGGATTTAGAATTGCTGTCATCTTATTTAGATGGGATTTTGCCTACTGCAAATAGCAATAAT GCTTCGTTGATCAATACAGTAAAACATAAAGGCTCATCTTCACCTATTAACAAGTACAAACCTACAACTGCAAGGGACAATACATATTTAACAACCCCAACAAAGGAAAACAAtgggtttttcttttattcggCCACTCCTGGCACTTCTCAAGAAAGACCTGTATCAGTTAATGAAGAATATCATATTGATCCCTACAACCCTGGCAAGGTGTTGATTATTAATCAAGAGTCATTTTATACTGAAACTAATCCCATGTTTAAG GAATTATTACATGAACACAATGACGATATTCAATTGGAAGATAGAAAAGGCACCAATAAGGATGAAGTAAGATTCTTCAATTGCTTCAGTAACATGAATTTTGATGTcaatgttaagaaaaatttggcACACTATGACATGATTAAAGCAATTGAAGAAGTTGTTGATTCAGCTTCAGATACAAGTAGTTTGATAATTTGTATTCTTACACATGGAGATAATG GTGTGGTTTTTGGAGCTAACAGTTGTAAAGTTTCAGTTAAAAGTATTGAAAGCATAATGTGTAAACACAACAAAAAGCTATCAGGAAAACCTAAGTTGCTTATATTGCAGTCTTGCCAGGGGAAGCAATGCCAGAAAA taataGAAGAAGAGACTGATGGGTACACCACAGATGGGCCTAAAGGACCAGTGACAGCAGATTTACTTACCTTTTTTGCCACTATACCTGGTTATGCTGCTGTCAGGAACATCAAAAAGGGATCGTGGTTTATACAGGCACTATGTGATGAAATTGAAGCTGGAAGTTCTCA GTATCACTTCCTTGAGATTTGCACTAGAGTGGTGTCAAAGGTGACTAATCAAGAATGGAAAGAAAATGGTGGTGGAGTCAACGTGATGACCCCACAAATGGTGTCGACATTGACCAAGAGGTTCCATCTCCCTTCATTCAGAAACCAATTAACATATTAA
- the LOC136418438 gene encoding uncharacterized protein, whose translation MKLKPCDSCGSMLAMVAAVLLSMLNATNGKLEISANNNDESAALLKLLVDSKSRRVLFVNDENNNVPKGFLQGIPLVLANETILLEENEIFQMNEKAQAYVIAPKNIETLKGTIGALTTSEIFQPGQFLILTDQLETLPEIVDILWGTFRLPNSLIITLLSLEVHWIKILNCSNKATTQLMCTIPNCSIDSLIKFDFKKTFKGCPIKVLWSRYPPLVYSRDEPSGWKGIFIDFLDSLSYLSQRPLTLVNADDLKYLEEISKMYSYETVIQDLEEADIFVGPNDITTGSLFHLSTILNLDELLILCPKTPLNYWKHFAGVMNISEAIKG comes from the exons ATGAAATTAAAGCCCTGCGACAGTTGTGGCAGCATGTTGGCGATGGTTGCAGCGGTCTTATTAAGCATGCTTAATGCTACTaatggaaaattggaaattagtGCAAATAACAATGATGAATCTGCAGCACTCTTAAAGCTCCTCGTAGACTCGAAATCCCGAAGAGTTCTCTTTGTCAACGATGAAAACAATAACGTCCCGAAAGGTTTTCTTCAGGGAATCCCCCTGGTTTTAGCCAACGAAACCATCCTActagaagaaaatgaaattttccaaatgaatgaaaaagCCCAGGCCTATGTCATTGCACCTAAAAATATAGAGACTCTTAAAGGCACCATAGGTGCTCTAACAACTTCTGAGATTTTCCAGCCTGGACAATTTCTAATCCTCACCGATCAACTAGAGACTTTGCCAGAAATTGTAGACATTCTATGGGGAACCTTCCG ccTTCCAAACTCGCTAATAATCACCCTTCTAAGCCTCGAGGTGCATTGGATAAAAATCCTGAATTGCAGCAATAAGGCGACAACCCAACTCATGTGCACAATACCCAATTGCTCCATAGATTCCCTCATCAAATTTGACTTCAAGAAGACTTTCAAAGGCTGCCCCATAAAGGTCTTATGGTCGCGCTACCCGCCTTTGGTATACTCTCGCGATGAACCTTCAGGATGGAAAGGCATCTTCATAGATTTCCTAGACTCCCTTAGCTACCTCTCCCAGAGGCCCTTGACTTTAGTCAATGCAGATGACTTGAAATACCTCGAAGAAATCTCCAAAATGTATTCTTACGAAACAGTAATACAAGATTTAGAAGAGGCGGACATATTTGTCGGACCTAACGACATTACGACCGGCTCTCTGTTCCACCTCTCCACGATTCTCAATTTAGACGAGTTATTGATATTGTGCCCCAAAACTCCATTGAACTATTGGAAGCATTTTGCGGGGGTGATGAATATCAGTGAGG CCATCAAGGGATGA
- the LOC136418464 gene encoding transmembrane protein 198 translates to MANGAQPGSLVPPKNGTVNPGWVAPNDPPHVHPCVVTVHYNPIIATIFSLYILIGLLYTYAGYRYFKTSMFLTGFIFACSLVYLICLQGDLLPNYGNAAVAAFAGLLFGLITMLVQYVGLFISGLHTGLLLGLIGLLAADHMTETSPKGNIWLCIAVLLGCALFCAIFSLYFRKGLTIIGSTLYGGALLFVTMDYFLENLSMLSWIWPRISLKPVQAPPCWFSWIVLGSWLFFTFTGILVQTFITGRGQHHEDVAAGRKKPRVPTSMRSMTKMDRAEMRQKKYRYLYQVRTAHGDIISQNIVQQMQRKDNSEHGGECSTLQSDATHLTMLPDHQLVILTESEDDLSQIDLGARRKRN, encoded by the exons ATGGCAAACGGGGCACAGCCAGGCTCTCTGGTGCCTCCAAAGAACGGTACTGTGAACCCCGGTTGGGTGGCCCCCAATGATCCGCCACACGTGCACCCCTGCGTGGTCACCGTCCACTACAATCCGATTATAGCCACCATTTTCTCCCTTTACATTCTCATAGGGCTTTTGTACACTTATGCAG GCTACAGATACTTCAAAACTTCCATGTTCTTGACAGGCTTTATCTTCGCTTGCAGTTTAGTATATCTAATTTGCTTGCAAGGGGATCTGTTGCCCAATTATGGTAACGCTG CAGTGGCAGCTTTCGCAGGTTTGCTCTTTGGTCTGATCACAATGCTGGTGCAGTATGTGGGGCTTTTCATTAGCGGGTTGCACACGGGCCTACTTCTAGGCCTAATTGGTCTCCTGGCCGCCGATCACATGACGGAAACATCACCGAAAGGGAACATTTGGTTGTGTATTGCGGTGCTATTAGGATGCGCGTTATTTTGCGCTATTTTCAGTTTATATTTTAGGAAAG GATTAACAATAATCGGATCGACTTTGTACGGAGGAGCCCTTCTCTTCGTTACTATGGACTACTTCTTGGAAAACTTGTCGATGCTCTCCTGGATTTGGCCCAGAATATCCCTGAAGCCTGTCCAGGCCCCACCTTGCTGGTTTTCTTGGATAGTATTGGGATCTTGGCTGTTTTTCACTTTCACTGGGATTttagtgcaaacttttatcaCCGGAAGAGGACAACATCACGAAGACG TGGCTGCAGGCAGAAAAAAGCCGCGAGTTCCCACTTCAATGCGCTCAATGACCAAAATGGACCGCGCGGAAATGCGCCAAAAAAAGTACCGGTACCTGTACCAAGTACGAACTGCCCACGGTGACATAATCAGCCAA AATATCGTTCAACAAATGCAGCGCAAGGATAATTCCGAACACGGAGGTGAATGCAGCACCCTTCAGTCAGATGCCACCCATCTTACCATGCTGCCTGATCATCAACTGGTGATTCTAACAGAAAGTGAAGACGATTTAAGTCAAATTGATTTGGGAGCCAGGAGGAAGCGCAATTGA
- the LOC136418458 gene encoding 2',5'-phosphodiesterase 12, translating into MIRITSALRTFSYKFPFNSTKFASAIAFNMEKAYLRRSPNGENFDLTFELPLNENSSRPFNFSRRLNETVESFLSRVKTNIEKIVNKKRKKAPIGDLQPVSAALLINKSPVAESQTCEEIFRQGESVELVINNKTFSVIINSPWVTVLELPTSILATFPTYPSKFETLFASLNLSEFVWFKSKDNVHWDEVARNYIYVPSNEDVGYFLKFSCTPKNEHTIGPTIETVSTCKVEASPGECPFERRQIFTQNRVKGNEFRVVSYNILANLYCDSDYTREVLFPYCPPYALSIDYRKQLFMKEIIGYNADLICLQEVDSRIYKCDLEPTLSHLGYKSTFYTKGTEVTEGQAFFYNEVRFILLDSQKVTFSQEIASNPLFAEIWEKVKENEKLSERILARSTILQVNIVGSLECNEVLVIANTHLYFHPDADHIRLLHGCIAIKYLEDVVRQLRKRYDGKRVSLIFCGDFNSVPTCGIYQLYTTGSIPGNLVDYSSSPEERIENINMTQPFQLGSACGTPEFTNFTASFADCLDYIYYDKSSLTVSQVVPMPSKEELTQHTAIPSIVSPSDHIALVSDLKWS; encoded by the exons ATGATTAGAATTACAAGTGCTTTAAGAACTTTCTCCTACAAATTTCCCTTCAATTCGACAAAATTTGCAAGTGCAATTGCTTTTAATATGGAAAAGGCATATTTAAGACGTTCTCCCAACGGAGAGAACTTTGATTTAACCTTTGAATTGCCCCTTAACGAAAACTCGAGCAGACCATTCAACTTCTCAAGAAGGCTTAATGAAACTGTAGAATCTTTTTTATCCAGAGTTAAGACTAATATAGAGAAAATTGTGaataaaaagaggaaaaaagcGCCTATCGGTGATCTCCAGCCAGTATCTGCAGCTTTGTTAATAAACAAATCACCAGTTGCAGAGAGTCAAACATGCGAGGAAATATTCAGACAAGGAGAGTCAGTAGAACTcgtaataaacaataaaacattttcagtaaTCATAAACTCTCCTTGGGTAACTGTATTGGAATTGCCAACCTCAATTTTAGCCACTTTTCCCACTTATCcatcaaaatttgaaactctTTTTGCAAGTTTAAACTTAAGTGAATTTGTGTGGTTTAAATCTAAAGATAATGTTCATTGGGATGAAGTAGCCAGAAACTATATTTATGTCCCCAGTAATGAGGATGTGgggtattttttgaaattcagtTGTACCCCTAAAAATGAGCACACAATAGGGCCTACCATTGAAACAGTATCTACTTGTAAAGTAGAGGCAAGTCCTGGTGAGTGTCCATTTGAAAGAAGGCAGATTTTTACTCAAAACAGAGTTAAAGGAAATGA GTTTCGAGTAGTAAGCTATAACATACTTGCCAACCTATATTGTGACTCAGATTACACTAGGGAGGTACTATTTCCTTATTGTCCTCCATATGCTTTAAGTATTGATTACCGAAAGCAGTTGTTTATGAAAGAAATTATAg GTTATAATGCAGACTTAATTTGTCTGCAAGAAGTAGATAGTAGAATCTACAAATGTGATTTAGAACCTACATTGTCACATTTAGGCTACAAAAGCACTTTCTACACAAAAGGTACTGAAGTGACCGAAGGCCAAGCCTTTTTTTACAATGAGGTCcgttttattttgttggacTCTCAAAAAGTAACTTTCTCACAAGAAATTGCTTCAAATCCTTTGTTTGCTGAGATCTGGGAGAAggtaaaagaaaatgaaaaattatctgAAAGGATTTTAGCTCGATCCACTATTTTGCAAGTAAATATAGTAGGATCTTTGGAATGTAATGAGGTTTTAGTGATAGCCAATACACACTTGTATTTTCATCCTGATGCTGATCATATTAGATTGTTGCATGGGTGTATTGCTATTAAGTATTTGGAGGATGTTGTTAGGCAATTGCGAAAAAGG TATGACGGCAAGAgagtttctttaatattttgtggAGATTTTAATAGTGTTCCAACTTGTGGGATATACCAATTGTATACTACAGGTTCCATTCCTGGAAATCTTGTGGACTATAGCAGCA GTCCTGAAGAGAGAATTGAAAACATTAATATGACCCAACCATTCCAATTAGGCAGTGCCTGTGGCACTCctgaatttacaaattttactGCTAGTTTTGCAGATTGCCTAGATTATATTTACTATGACAAATCTAGTTTGACAGTCAGTCAAGTGGTACCTATGCCAAGCAAAGAGGAACTGACACAGCACACTGCCATTCCCAGTATTGTGTCTCCCTCGGATCATATTGCTTTAGTGTCAGATTTAAAGTGgtcataa